One Gelria sp. Kuro-4 DNA segment encodes these proteins:
- a CDS encoding DUF6504 family protein → MRLVDRPISVAAPGGRPAAFTWRGRTLTVGAVLEVWADTGEWWRGEPEKIFYRLTAAGGLYELYFEPSSAGWHLYKVYD, encoded by the coding sequence GTGCGGCTGGTTGACCGGCCCATCAGCGTGGCGGCGCCGGGCGGCCGTCCAGCGGCCTTCACCTGGCGGGGGAGGACCCTTACCGTCGGCGCTGTTTTGGAGGTTTGGGCCGACACCGGCGAGTGGTGGCGCGGCGAGCCCGAGAAGATCTTCTACCGCCTTACCGCCGCCGGCGGCCTTTACGAGCTTTACTTCGAACCTTCCTCGGCCGGCTGGCATCTCTACAAGGTCTATGATTAG